One stretch of Tepidibacter hydrothermalis DNA includes these proteins:
- a CDS encoding ABC transporter substrate-binding protein has translation MFKKIVNKMIVVVMVLCLGMVFTGCGKSDISQYEKIKESGKIVVGTSADYPPYEFHTEINGKDEIVGFDIEIAKEIAKDMGVELEIKDMDFGGLLAALNTGTVDFVVAGMTPTDERKEKVDFTNIYYNATQAVVVKVENKDKIKSMDDLKGKKIGVQMGSIQEGIAKDQVEEAEVKSLGKVSDLMLELKNDKVDALIVELPVAKAYVNKNSDLGLTNVTVKDETGGSAIAIKKGSKELTDQMNKTLDKLVKENKIEEFVVKATDMID, from the coding sequence ATGTTTAAAAAAATTGTTAATAAAATGATTGTTGTAGTTATGGTTTTATGTTTAGGAATGGTTTTCACAGGATGTGGGAAAAGTGATATTTCTCAATATGAAAAAATAAAAGAATCAGGAAAAATAGTAGTTGGTACTAGTGCGGACTATCCACCATATGAATTTCACACAGAAATAAATGGAAAAGATGAAATAGTTGGATTTGATATTGAAATTGCAAAAGAAATAGCTAAGGATATGGGCGTTGAACTTGAAATTAAGGATATGGATTTTGGAGGACTACTTGCAGCTTTAAATACAGGAACAGTTGATTTTGTAGTAGCTGGAATGACACCTACTGATGAGAGAAAAGAAAAAGTTGATTTTACTAATATATACTATAATGCAACTCAAGCTGTAGTTGTTAAAGTGGAAAATAAAGATAAAATAAAGTCAATGGATGATTTAAAAGGTAAAAAAATAGGAGTTCAAATGGGATCTATTCAAGAAGGTATAGCTAAAGATCAGGTAGAAGAAGCTGAAGTTAAGTCTCTTGGAAAAGTGTCTGACCTTATGCTTGAACTTAAAAATGATAAAGTGGATGCTCTAATAGTGGAACTTCCTGTAGCAAAAGCTTATGTAAATAAAAATAGTGATCTTGGACTTACAAATGTAACTGTAAAAGATGAAACAGGTGGATCTGCTATAGCTATAAAAAAAGGAAGTAAAGAACTTACAGATCAGATGAATAAGACGTTAGATAAATTAGTTAAAGAAAACAAAATAGAAGAATTTGTGGTTAAAGCGACAGATATGATTGATTAG